The following is a genomic window from Aquificota bacterium.
GGCAAGGTCTATACCACAACTGGTGGCAAGCTTTCTTGCCTCATCAAAAGGCACCTTTGCCTCACCGTAGTTCCACCTGTATAGCACATAAAACATGGTAAGCTCGGAGATCTCCCCAGAAAAACCATTGTGGAGTATTTGCCTTATGACAAAGTCTGTGACTATCTTCCTCACATCTTCCAACAGCCTATCCGCCCGTATAAGCTTGCCCTCATAGTCCATAACCTTTTCATACTTTCCAAAGACCTCTATGGCGGAACCAATGGCCGATATAAAAAAGTCAGCCCCACCTATCCCCTCCTGCCATAACCTTTCAAGCCTTCTATTCAAATGCTCTTTCAATTGATGCTTAACCTCATTATACATACCAATAGGCTCGCGCTCCATCTTTCTGGCAACTATGTAGATGGATGATGAAAGGGTAGCAGATTCCTTTGCTCTTAACCTTGCCTGCATCTCCGTATTTATGGGCCATGCGCCCGTTATAACCAAGCCAGAATCCAAAAGAGAGTTTATAAGCGTTTCCCATCCCTCCGTAGATTTATGGGCATATACAATTACCGCAATGCCATAGGGCTTTAAAACTCTATAAATCTCCTGGAAAGCTTTTTTGAGCATTTCTTCAAAATACTTCTTTCCTGCTTCAAATCCTCCCTCATTATGAGAATAGGCAACAATTTCTTTCGTTTTAGGTGTCAAAGGAGTTATAAATAACTCAGGATAAAGGTCTCCAATACTTCTTTTAAGCCACACATAGAAAAAATCAGAGAGATAAGAATAAGGGACATTATCATAATATGGTGGATCGGTAAAAACTGCATCAAAATAATTGTCAGGATAAGGAAGCTCTGTGGCAGAGAATTGAATAACGGTAGCGGGGATAGAATTGAATAAACTACAATGTCTTACTACATTCAAGTTGTATTCTACTGAATTTAACCAATCACCTGTGGAACCACTAAAGGGGTTAGATTCAAAATAGTCCCAGACCATTGGTAATGCTTGGCGACTGAAAGAACCGGCAATAGTTTCTTTAGTATTAGCCCATCTGCTAATAGAGTTATTTTTTTCTGCAACGTTATCAATACTTAGCCCCAAATAACTCACCACAGCTTTGGCGTATTCAGGGTCATATTTTTCTTTAATCATTTCTTTATATGCATTCCTTACCTTTTCCGTAAAGGTAATCAAAGCCAATTTTTGGCGAGAATTAAAAAGGTCGCCCCATTTGAGCATACCGTATCTTTGAACACGGAAACCAAGAGTCTCCTTTGGCGGCAACGGTTCATCCGGCACAGGGTCTATTCCCCATTCTTCCATAAGCTTTTTCCTTTTCTCCTCAAGGTATTTTTCTGCCTCTTTAAAAACATCCAAGTCTTTCTCCGTTGCCAGCCTGTAGCTTTTTCCTTCTTTGTTTGGATGATGCAAAACCACTGCCACCATCCTTTGACCCGCCTTTCCCTCTTGAAATAGCTTTCTCACATCTTTGTCATCAATAGCAGAACCACACACAGGACATACCGCCACAGCCCTTGAAATGGTGCCTTCCTCTGGGTCAAAATCCTTTGGCATAGGCTCATATCCATCTCCCACTATTTTAAAAAGCACCTTATTGCCCTCCTTATAGGGGTATAGGGCTACTTTCTTCTTATCCTTCTTTGCCAGCCAGTATTGTCTCATCAAAGGAATTTCCGCTCCACAGTTAGGGTTTTGGCAGGGTATAGTCCTTGCCCAAAGGTATCCAACCGGTATAGAACCATCCTCCTCTGCCGGATAGAACCTACCTATTTCCTCTTTTGCAAGCTCCAAAACCCACTCCCCCCATCTTTTTACATCCTCCAATAGCACATTCTCAACCCTTACCTTTCTCCTTACCTTCTTACCAAACTCTTCCACCTC
Proteins encoded in this region:
- a CDS encoding DUF1156 domain-containing protein; amino-acid sequence: MSHRRFIEESFPVKEVGQESAREKNIRHGHISTLHIWWARRPLAASRATIYASLIPAPKDELERNNRLAFIIDLCKWENSLNRTIIEKARRDILASNGGRPPRVLDPFGGGGSIPLEALRLGCEVYSGDYNPVAVLIQKCTLEYPQKYGKPGEVEIEVEEFGKKVRRKVRVENVLLEDVKRWGEWVLELAKEEIGRFYPAEEDGSIPVGYLWARTIPCQNPNCGAEIPLMRQYWLAKKDKKKVALYPYKEGNKVLFKIVGDGYEPMPKDFDPEEGTISRAVAVCPVCGSAIDDKDVRKLFQEGKAGQRMVAVVLHHPNKEGKSYRLATEKDLDVFKEAEKYLEEKRKKLMEEWGIDPVPDEPLPPKETLGFRVQRYGMLKWGDLFNSRQKLALITFTEKVRNAYKEMIKEKYDPEYAKAVVSYLGLSIDNVAEKNNSISRWANTKETIAGSFSRQALPMVWDYFESNPFSGSTGDWLNSVEYNLNVVRHCSLFNSIPATVIQFSATELPYPDNYFDAVFTDPPYYDNVPYSYLSDFFYVWLKRSIGDLYPELFITPLTPKTKEIVAYSHNEGGFEAGKKYFEEMLKKAFQEIYRVLKPYGIAVIVYAHKSTEGWETLINSLLDSGLVITGAWPINTEMQARLRAKESATLSSSIYIVARKMEREPIGMYNEVKHQLKEHLNRRLERLWQEGIGGADFFISAIGSAIEVFGKYEKVMDYEGKLIRADRLLEDVRKIVTDFVIRQILHNGFSGEISELTMFYVLYRWNYGEAKVPFDEARKLATSCGIDLATHWNKNSFIKKEKEFIKVLGPQDRKMEELEGSTELVDVLHLVLLLWEKGRRDEMIRVLRETGFGDREVFYRVAQAISETLPQESKEKKLLDGFLVGRERLKEEIRKQGRLF